One window of the Acaryochloris sp. CCMEE 5410 genome contains the following:
- a CDS encoding nucleoside-diphosphate sugar epimerase/dehydratase: MIDRLGNYCLHLRNRHFLLVDIIAFTFIPLFALSLRLDSALGFILTFERYQADLLLATLLFMVIKLTVFLSGGFYKHYWRYASIDELSNVAVLTGSSVILQTLAFAVLKSLSILSLPRSLPFLDGLLTLLIIGGIRFSVRAIERRKRQLETSERRDLRKRALVVGAGNAGVALVQELERSPHIGLLPIAFVDDNPAKLNLRIRGLPVVGNRNVIPDTIQSWHIQTVIIAMPSLSGQSLRDIVALCQMTGVETLTLPALQDVLVGQQDLQNSIREVQIEDLLRREPIQTDIQGVRQLLKGRRVLVTGAGGSIGSELCRQIFRCAPIELILLGHGENSVFQIQQELLQYQNHNGVASSDVSVPILRPFIADLRHPSRLRFAFEKYQPEVVFHAAAHKHVPLMENNAPEAVTNNVLGTKALTDLAVEFGVQHFVMISTDKAVNPTNVMGASKRIAEMIVLKAAQTSGLPFVVVRFGNVLGSRGSVIPTFKRQIAAGGPVTVTHPEICRYFMTIPEAVQLVLQAVVMSPGGEILMLNMGEPVKIVDLAKDLICLSGYQVGKDIEIAYTGLRPGEKLFEELFLPDEEYHKTGHEKLLVVKNASQNIPSQLLQHVADLLQSASINDSMEIRSLLQKLVPGYQTKTPVSPR, translated from the coding sequence ATGATCGATAGGTTAGGAAATTACTGCCTGCATCTCAGAAATCGTCACTTTTTGCTTGTTGATATCATTGCCTTTACATTTATCCCGCTGTTTGCCTTGAGCTTGCGCTTAGATAGTGCACTGGGATTTATCCTGACTTTCGAACGATACCAAGCTGACTTATTGCTAGCCACCTTGCTATTTATGGTGATTAAACTCACTGTTTTTCTGTCAGGTGGTTTTTATAAGCACTACTGGCGTTATGCAAGCATTGATGAGTTGAGCAATGTTGCTGTGCTCACAGGCTCATCAGTTATTTTGCAAACTTTAGCGTTTGCAGTGCTAAAATCCCTTTCCATTTTGTCCTTGCCACGATCCTTACCGTTTTTGGATGGTCTGCTCACACTACTCATTATTGGCGGTATTCGGTTTAGTGTTCGGGCAATAGAACGGAGAAAGCGTCAACTTGAAACCTCTGAACGCAGAGACTTAAGGAAAAGAGCATTAGTTGTCGGGGCAGGCAATGCAGGTGTTGCTCTTGTACAAGAGCTGGAACGGAGTCCCCATATTGGTTTACTGCCTATCGCTTTTGTCGATGACAACCCTGCAAAATTAAATTTGCGCATCCGGGGATTACCCGTCGTTGGTAATCGGAATGTCATCCCAGATACGATCCAATCTTGGCATATTCAGACCGTGATTATTGCCATGCCTTCTTTATCTGGCCAGAGCCTACGAGATATTGTTGCACTATGTCAGATGACTGGAGTTGAGACCTTAACCTTACCAGCGTTACAAGATGTCTTAGTCGGTCAACAAGATTTACAAAACAGCATTCGGGAAGTGCAGATTGAAGATCTGCTTCGTCGTGAGCCGATTCAGACAGATATACAAGGTGTTCGTCAGCTCCTTAAAGGGCGCCGGGTGTTGGTGACTGGAGCTGGTGGATCGATTGGTAGCGAACTCTGTCGACAAATCTTTCGTTGTGCACCGATAGAACTTATTCTGCTGGGTCATGGGGAAAACTCTGTATTCCAGATACAACAAGAACTTCTTCAATATCAGAATCATAATGGTGTTGCCAGTTCTGATGTATCCGTTCCTATACTTAGACCTTTCATTGCAGATCTAAGACATCCCTCTCGCTTACGGTTTGCCTTTGAAAAGTACCAACCGGAAGTCGTATTCCATGCAGCAGCCCACAAGCATGTCCCTTTAATGGAAAATAATGCGCCTGAAGCTGTCACTAATAATGTTCTAGGCACTAAAGCATTAACTGATTTGGCTGTTGAATTTGGGGTACAACATTTTGTCATGATTTCTACGGACAAAGCTGTTAACCCTACCAATGTAATGGGAGCTAGCAAGCGTATTGCTGAAATGATTGTGCTAAAGGCGGCCCAAACGAGTGGCCTGCCGTTTGTTGTTGTCCGATTCGGTAATGTTCTGGGTAGTCGAGGGAGCGTGATTCCCACATTCAAACGACAGATTGCTGCAGGTGGGCCTGTCACAGTGACTCATCCAGAGATATGCCGGTATTTTATGACCATCCCAGAAGCAGTGCAATTAGTCCTACAAGCAGTGGTGATGAGCCCTGGCGGGGAGATATTGATGCTGAATATGGGGGAGCCTGTAAAAATTGTGGATTTAGCAAAGGATCTCATTTGCTTATCGGGCTACCAAGTTGGCAAAGATATAGAAATCGCTTATACAGGGTTACGCCCAGGCGAAAAGCTATTTGAAGAGTTATTTCTGCCGGATGAAGAATATCACAAGACTGGTCATGAGAAGTTACTGGTCGTTAAAAACGCTAGTCAAAATATTCCTAGTCAGCTATTGCAACATGTTGCTGATTTACTGCAATCTGCATCAATTAATGATTCAATGGAAATTCGGTCTTTACTCCAGAAGCTAGTACCTGGATATCAAACTAAAACCCCTGTTTCTCCTCGCTGA
- a CDS encoding COP23 domain-containing protein codes for MATLRVDQRAIRIAAHSSLGIAIAILSTGFNPSLAQDSSVDDIPEVDPDTSGRVDPDNPDADIRTDTPDITSSTRFFCQYTSGDYTVMYNPKSRPNEAFAWAVPAEMGGGWTPELRCQEIARRLEEYRPDGLLELQTGTENGYNTVCATSEADPSCRIVFTVPPGQDATTTRNAVFDNLTVANSGQTTQGVNTFVGNGGNDSLGQIVNIGRSLFGKRNRSQNGTQFTAGMNLRPHLDPADGGTGKAFRKGVPITKQQNRTRNSSKGLKLQPDQFR; via the coding sequence ATGGCGACTTTGAGGGTTGATCAACGCGCAATTCGCATCGCAGCCCACTCTAGTTTGGGGATTGCGATCGCAATTCTCAGTACAGGTTTCAATCCCAGTCTGGCTCAAGACAGCTCAGTCGATGATATCCCTGAAGTTGATCCCGACACCAGCGGGCGAGTCGATCCCGACAATCCAGATGCAGATATCCGCACTGACACTCCAGATATAACCTCCAGCACTCGCTTTTTCTGCCAATATACTAGCGGTGACTATACCGTCATGTATAACCCCAAAAGTCGTCCCAACGAAGCCTTTGCCTGGGCCGTCCCCGCTGAAATGGGAGGCGGTTGGACCCCCGAACTGCGGTGTCAAGAAATTGCTCGACGCTTAGAAGAATATCGCCCAGACGGCTTGCTGGAACTCCAAACAGGCACTGAGAATGGCTACAACACCGTTTGTGCAACATCTGAAGCCGATCCAAGCTGCCGCATCGTGTTCACAGTTCCACCGGGACAAGATGCCACCACCACGCGCAACGCTGTTTTTGATAACCTGACGGTTGCCAACAGTGGCCAAACCACTCAAGGCGTCAATACGTTTGTCGGCAATGGCGGCAACGATTCCCTGGGGCAAATCGTCAATATTGGTCGCTCTCTTTTTGGCAAACGGAATCGTTCCCAAAACGGTACCCAATTTACGGCAGGGATGAATCTCAGACCTCATCTCGACCCCGCAGATGGCGGCACCGGCAAAGCCTTCCGTAAAGGCGTTCCCATCACCAAACAGCAAAATCGGACCCGCAACAGCAGCAAAGGATTAAAACTACAACCCGATCAATTCCGTTAG
- a CDS encoding S-adenosyl-l-methionine hydroxide adenosyltransferase family protein, with protein sequence MITLLTDFGLEDIYVGVMKGVIAGIHPQAHVIDLTHQIPPQNIALGSFQLGNAYPHFPPGTIHVAVVDPGVGSHRRAIAIQMPSGILIGPDNGLFSHVLQYEDAISAVELTNSQYWYSTQPSNTFHGRDIFAPAAAYLAKGLSLQVMGPEVPLSALTALSNIFTWQPTPNGGTGNIQAIDYFGNLITNIPASEVQHISWSLQIDQHHIHSTTSYTTEEAYPTLKALVGSHGWLEIALPNGSAHHILNSKIGDPVELHLNP encoded by the coding sequence ATGATTACACTCCTTACGGATTTTGGCCTAGAAGATATTTATGTCGGCGTTATGAAAGGGGTTATCGCTGGCATTCATCCCCAGGCTCATGTCATTGATTTAACCCATCAAATCCCCCCTCAAAATATTGCCCTTGGCAGCTTCCAACTCGGCAATGCCTATCCACATTTCCCACCAGGTACGATTCATGTTGCCGTCGTTGATCCAGGCGTGGGCAGCCATCGACGAGCCATTGCGATCCAAATGCCTTCAGGCATACTGATTGGCCCTGACAATGGTCTATTTAGCCATGTTCTGCAGTATGAGGATGCGATCTCAGCCGTAGAACTAACCAACAGCCAATATTGGTATTCCACCCAACCTAGCAATACCTTTCATGGCAGAGACATTTTCGCTCCAGCCGCTGCCTACTTAGCCAAAGGACTCTCTCTCCAGGTCATGGGTCCCGAGGTACCCCTTTCGGCACTCACAGCCCTATCTAATATTTTTACCTGGCAACCCACCCCAAATGGGGGTACGGGCAATATTCAGGCTATCGACTATTTCGGCAATTTGATTACCAATATTCCTGCCAGCGAGGTCCAACACATTTCGTGGAGCCTACAGATTGATCAGCACCATATTCACAGTACGACCTCATACACCACGGAAGAAGCTTATCCCACCCTAAAAGCACTGGTTGGTAGTCATGGGTGGCTTGAAATCGCTCTTCCCAACGGCTCTGCTCATCACATCCTAAACAGCAAGATAGGAGACCCAGTAGAGCTACATCTCAATCCGTAA
- a CDS encoding AI-2E family transporter — protein sequence MPAPYRKYFLNRLTNSVLIRFLLLFASSWATLQVFAYFQSILLIFIFAAILAFLLNYPTQWLKRFLPHGVAATVVFMVGLLLLFGLLITVLFAVLSQGQELVNSVTEFLNAMEQLSRQVEQMLAARDVQIDFGAIEAKFRDQVIESIGSSVGVIQGIVNNLIDLILVAVVSFFMLLDGGRIWKWLLRGLPKASRTRFTLAMKRNFLGFFWGRFLLALFFAVSSFFVFLSLSVPVPLILAVVAGIFDMIPGIGATIGIGLISLILLPQGLWRAMQVLIACIVLQQIEENILMPRVMQNSLQMNPVVLFFALLIGSRLSGLVGLFLSIPIAGVLLSLMDNDTEDDDNDFSKVS from the coding sequence ATGCCTGCTCCTTACCGCAAATACTTTTTAAATCGCTTGACGAACTCTGTTCTCATTCGTTTTTTGCTTTTATTTGCTTCAAGTTGGGCCACCCTTCAAGTATTTGCCTATTTTCAAAGCATTTTACTGATTTTTATATTTGCCGCCATTCTGGCCTTTCTCCTCAACTATCCCACCCAATGGCTGAAGCGGTTTCTCCCCCACGGCGTTGCCGCTACCGTCGTCTTTATGGTGGGATTACTGCTGCTGTTTGGCCTCCTGATCACAGTTCTGTTTGCCGTCCTCTCTCAAGGACAAGAGCTGGTCAATAGTGTGACTGAATTTTTGAACGCCATGGAACAGTTAAGTCGCCAAGTTGAACAGATGCTGGCGGCACGCGATGTCCAAATTGACTTTGGGGCTATCGAAGCCAAATTTCGAGACCAGGTGATTGAAAGTATTGGGTCTAGTGTCGGGGTCATTCAAGGCATCGTTAACAATCTAATCGACCTTATTCTAGTAGCGGTCGTCAGTTTCTTCATGCTGTTAGATGGTGGGCGCATTTGGAAATGGTTACTCAGGGGACTCCCCAAAGCGTCTCGGACCCGATTTACCCTAGCGATGAAACGGAATTTCTTAGGGTTTTTCTGGGGACGCTTCTTATTGGCGTTATTTTTTGCAGTCTCCAGTTTTTTCGTCTTTTTGAGTCTAAGCGTCCCCGTACCGCTCATTTTGGCAGTGGTTGCGGGTATCTTCGATATGATTCCAGGCATCGGAGCGACCATTGGGATCGGCTTAATCTCTTTGATTCTCTTGCCTCAAGGGTTATGGAGAGCCATGCAGGTGCTCATCGCTTGTATTGTTCTGCAACAAATTGAAGAAAATATTCTGATGCCCCGAGTCATGCAGAATTCATTACAAATGAATCCAGTCGTATTGTTCTTTGCGCTACTGATCGGCTCACGTTTATCAGGCCTCGTCGGTTTATTCCTATCCATCCCCATTGCTGGGGTTTTGCTGAGCCTGATGGATAATGACACAGAAGATGATGATAACGACTTTTCTAAAGTGTCTTAG
- a CDS encoding helix-turn-helix domain-containing protein — translation MRQTTNPYRLVRRASIILSAASGESNTQISRQWQLDHNQVRYWRQRWLDNQERLALCEQVDDSETELTQQVLETLTDAPRPGVPPTFTPEQVVQIVAIAPGLSSPCESIDA, via the coding sequence GTGCGACAAACCACCAATCCTTATCGCTTGGTACGTCGAGCGAGCATCATCCTATCAGCCGCTTCAGGCGAAAGTAATACCCAGATTAGCCGTCAATGGCAGCTCGACCACAACCAAGTTCGCTATTGGCGTCAGCGCTGGCTAGATAACCAAGAGCGTCTTGCCCTTTGTGAGCAGGTGGATGACAGCGAAACAGAATTAACCCAGCAAGTGTTGGAGACCTTAACAGATGCCCCACGTCCAGGTGTCCCCCCCACCTTTACCCCAGAGCAGGTGGTCCAAATTGTGGCCATTGCCCCAGGACTAAGCTCGCCCTGTGAGTCAATAGACGCCTGA
- the yqeK gene encoding bis(5'-nucleosyl)-tetraphosphatase (symmetrical) YqeK has protein sequence MTSVQPDLAPWARDTVLQWLKENVPEIRIQHILRVESMARDLAQRHQLDQEQAARAGLMHDLAKYFPPAQLLALAQKHQLPTDPVDEANPHLLHAQVSAVVAQETFGITDTEILAAISNHTLGQPQMSDLSCVVFLADSLEPGRGDRPKVQAAREMSYQNLHHAVALVCDLTLKHLVKTQRLIHPRMVLTRNWAWLELQS, from the coding sequence ATGACATCTGTGCAACCTGATCTAGCTCCTTGGGCCAGAGATACTGTTCTCCAATGGCTTAAAGAGAATGTCCCCGAGATTCGCATTCAACATATTCTGAGAGTCGAATCCATGGCCCGAGACTTGGCTCAGCGACATCAGCTCGATCAGGAGCAAGCTGCCAGGGCCGGTCTGATGCATGATTTAGCCAAATATTTTCCGCCCGCACAACTCTTGGCACTCGCCCAAAAGCACCAACTCCCCACCGATCCTGTGGATGAAGCCAATCCTCACTTGTTACATGCCCAAGTCAGCGCCGTAGTGGCTCAAGAAACCTTTGGTATTACGGATACTGAAATTCTAGCTGCCATCAGCAACCATACCCTTGGACAACCTCAGATGAGCGATTTAAGCTGCGTGGTCTTTCTGGCCGACAGCTTAGAGCCAGGACGGGGCGATCGGCCCAAAGTCCAGGCAGCCCGCGAGATGAGTTACCAAAATCTTCACCATGCCGTTGCACTCGTCTGTGACCTTACTCTAAAACACCTTGTCAAAACCCAGCGTCTGATTCACCCCCGCATGGTGCTGACTCGCAATTGGGCATGGTTAGAACTTCAATCTTAA
- the rsfS gene encoding ribosome silencing factor, whose product MVSNSSGQPTLNTPLSPSQDLARTLALCLAEAADDRKGGDILVLQVADVSFIADYFVIVTGFSRTQVRAITESMEKAAEDHCHRLPARQEGKAEGTWVVLDYGDVISHVLMPEQREYYDLEAFWGHAERLPLPFQSPSEG is encoded by the coding sequence TTGGTTTCTAATTCTTCTGGACAACCAACCCTGAATACTCCCTTGTCACCATCGCAAGACTTAGCCCGAACCTTGGCTTTATGCTTGGCTGAAGCAGCCGATGACCGCAAAGGGGGCGACATTTTGGTGCTACAGGTCGCAGATGTTTCTTTTATCGCTGATTACTTCGTCATCGTCACTGGCTTTTCTCGAACCCAGGTGAGAGCAATTACAGAGTCCATGGAGAAAGCAGCTGAAGACCATTGCCATAGGCTCCCGGCTCGTCAAGAAGGGAAAGCTGAAGGCACATGGGTTGTGCTAGACTATGGCGACGTTATCTCCCATGTACTGATGCCGGAACAGCGGGAATACTATGATTTAGAGGCATTTTGGGGACATGCAGAGCGTCTACCTTTGCCCTTTCAATCTCCCTCTGAAGGATGA
- a CDS encoding Gfo/Idh/MocA family protein, producing the protein MNKVVVVGAGNWGKNLIKNFHELHALAGVVEIKPDLRQTVASNYQNLQIYSDYREVLETDISAIVFATPASTHYSLAKAALGAGKDVFLEKPMTLLTQEAIELAQYADQHDLILMVGHLLLYQPAIAWIRNHLISGQAGKVLHIMAQRTRLGRTCSDKNVWWSFAPHDISVVLDLLNNPNLQAIQANGLAMIQPHIADNVHVDLIFESGQTSHIYVSWYHPQLQRSTTIIAERQMITYDEVMQRVTVYEKSIDTNLQQIDAKAWIADIATTQPLQLECEHFLECLNTRQQPRSNGWNGVAVVDILEKAQEVMCC; encoded by the coding sequence ATGAACAAAGTTGTTGTGGTTGGTGCAGGTAACTGGGGTAAGAACCTAATTAAGAATTTTCATGAACTCCATGCTTTAGCAGGTGTTGTCGAGATTAAACCAGACCTACGGCAGACCGTTGCTTCCAACTATCAAAATCTGCAGATTTATAGTGACTATCGAGAAGTTTTAGAAACTGACATCTCAGCAATAGTCTTTGCAACACCCGCTTCAACCCATTATTCCTTGGCGAAGGCTGCTCTAGGCGCTGGTAAAGATGTCTTTCTTGAAAAACCAATGACATTGCTTACCCAAGAAGCCATTGAGCTAGCCCAATATGCAGATCAGCATGATCTGATTTTAATGGTGGGACATTTACTGTTGTATCAACCTGCGATCGCATGGATACGCAATCATCTCATTAGCGGTCAAGCAGGTAAGGTTTTGCATATCATGGCTCAACGCACCAGACTAGGCAGAACATGCTCAGACAAAAACGTTTGGTGGTCTTTTGCCCCCCATGATATATCTGTTGTGCTGGATTTACTGAACAACCCTAACCTGCAAGCAATACAGGCTAATGGCCTTGCCATGATACAACCTCATATTGCTGATAATGTCCATGTTGATTTAATTTTTGAGAGTGGTCAAACCTCACATATTTATGTCTCTTGGTATCATCCACAATTACAGAGATCCACCACTATTATTGCAGAGCGACAAATGATAACTTATGACGAAGTAATGCAACGAGTCACAGTTTATGAAAAATCCATTGATACTAACCTCCAACAAATTGATGCTAAGGCTTGGATAGCCGACATAGCTACTACTCAACCGCTTCAATTAGAGTGTGAGCATTTTCTTGAGTGTCTCAATACACGCCAGCAACCGAGATCTAATGGTTGGAATGGGGTTGCTGTTGTTGACATTTTGGAAAAAGCTCAAGAGGTGATGTGTTGCTGA
- a CDS encoding SDR family oxidoreductase — MTDMKVLILGCGYTGLRLVDRLTQDNIRVHVTNRSGDIPGLSAFPFAHDLDTDPVLPPAAAYEGVTHVLSSIPPDQQGNDPVAVHLLSTLEKLPLQWFGYLSTTGVYGDSQGAWVDEESSVQPQSVRSQNRVHAETQFLQSALPTHIFRLPGIYGPGRSILDRLEKGTARNIFKPGHVFSRIHVDDIVQTVYQSMLNPQPGSIYNVADDLPSEPSTLIEEGSRLLGIQPPAVVAYEDAQMSPMAHSFWQECRRVSNSKIKTDLGIQLLHPSYREGLQSILNMETS; from the coding sequence ATGACTGATATGAAAGTGTTAATTCTCGGTTGTGGCTATACCGGGCTGCGATTAGTGGACCGGCTGACCCAGGACAACATTCGGGTACATGTTACCAATCGCAGCGGTGACATTCCAGGACTATCTGCGTTTCCGTTTGCCCATGATCTTGATACCGATCCTGTCTTACCCCCTGCTGCTGCCTATGAGGGAGTCACCCATGTCTTGAGTAGTATTCCCCCCGATCAACAGGGCAATGATCCCGTCGCTGTACACCTACTATCAACCCTAGAAAAGCTGCCTTTGCAATGGTTTGGCTACCTGTCTACAACGGGTGTCTATGGGGATTCCCAAGGGGCATGGGTGGATGAAGAGAGTTCTGTCCAGCCCCAGTCGGTGCGATCGCAAAATCGTGTCCATGCTGAAACCCAGTTTTTACAGTCTGCATTACCCACTCACATCTTCCGTCTACCAGGTATCTACGGTCCCGGTCGGAGTATTTTGGATCGCCTCGAAAAGGGGACTGCCCGCAATATCTTCAAACCTGGCCATGTCTTCAGTCGAATTCATGTAGATGACATCGTCCAGACCGTCTATCAGTCCATGCTGAACCCCCAGCCTGGCTCTATTTATAACGTTGCCGACGATCTCCCCTCTGAACCCAGTACTTTAATTGAAGAAGGCAGCCGATTACTGGGGATTCAGCCCCCAGCTGTTGTGGCCTATGAAGATGCTCAGATGAGTCCCATGGCCCATTCTTTTTGGCAAGAATGTCGCCGCGTCAGCAACTCCAAAATTAAAACAGACCTGGGTATACAGCTACTCCACCCCTCGTACCGAGAAGGCTTACAGTCCATCTTGAACATGGAAACGTCTTAG
- the rplU gene encoding 50S ribosomal protein L21, giving the protein MTFAIIETGGKQLKVEPGRYYDVDRLADDPDTKLSLDQVLLVHDGNEATVGQPLVKGATIEVTVMQHRRDRKIIVYKMQPKKKTRKKRGHRQELTRLMVDAIHLDGKALGAASTKKTKKSKASDEAVAVEAEVVAD; this is encoded by the coding sequence ATGACTTTTGCAATTATCGAAACGGGTGGAAAACAGTTAAAAGTAGAACCCGGTCGATATTACGACGTCGATCGTCTAGCAGACGATCCAGATACCAAATTATCCCTCGACCAAGTCTTGCTCGTCCATGATGGCAATGAAGCCACGGTTGGCCAACCCCTAGTCAAAGGGGCGACCATTGAAGTGACCGTGATGCAACATCGCCGCGATCGCAAGATTATCGTTTACAAAATGCAGCCCAAAAAGAAAACCCGGAAGAAACGGGGGCATCGTCAAGAACTCACCCGCTTAATGGTGGATGCCATTCACCTCGACGGTAAGGCTCTTGGGGCAGCAAGCACCAAAAAGACCAAGAAATCCAAAGCAAGCGACGAAGCAGTGGCTGTTGAAGCAGAAGTCGTTGCGGACTAG
- the rpmA gene encoding 50S ribosomal protein L27: MAHKKGTGSTRNGRDSNAQRLGVKRYGGEVVRAGNIIIRQRGTKVHPGNNVGRGSDDTLFATIDGIVTFERKGKSRKKVSVYPA; this comes from the coding sequence ATGGCTCATAAGAAAGGAACCGGTAGTACCCGCAACGGACGGGACTCTAACGCTCAGCGTTTAGGGGTTAAGCGTTACGGCGGTGAAGTCGTTCGGGCAGGCAACATCATTATTCGTCAACGGGGCACTAAGGTTCATCCTGGCAATAATGTCGGTCGCGGTAGTGACGATACATTATTTGCCACGATTGATGGCATTGTTACTTTTGAGCGCAAAGGTAAATCCCGCAAAAAAGTCAGCGTCTATCCTGCATAG
- the crtR gene encoding beta-carotene hydroxylase, whose amino-acid sequence MTAKVTPKSVPFHFLGPPGAFNPTLLLFFGALALLLGSTYAHYQLSLPGWCTFVANTLALHFAGTVIHDACHKVAHQNRIVNAALGHGSALILGFAFPVFTRVHLQHHAAVNDPDNDPDHYVSTGGPLWLIAPRFFYHEVFFFRRRLWRKFELLEWFLSRLYLVTLIVCACKFDFIHYVLNFWFVPALIVGTTLGFFFDYFPHRPFHERNRWRNARVYANPVLNVLILGQNYHLIHHLWPSIPWYKCEPAYHAVKPLLDEKNCHQRIGIFQRKGFLGFVYDFFLGVRFEHTVSTEALEEMIGVNSTEPELQLVESV is encoded by the coding sequence ATGACAGCAAAGGTCACGCCCAAGTCGGTTCCATTTCATTTTCTCGGCCCGCCTGGGGCATTCAATCCAACCCTGCTGTTGTTCTTCGGTGCATTGGCGTTGCTGCTGGGGTCCACCTACGCTCATTACCAGCTGTCTTTACCCGGTTGGTGTACGTTCGTGGCGAATACCTTAGCGCTGCACTTTGCAGGCACTGTGATTCATGATGCTTGCCATAAGGTGGCCCATCAAAATCGCATCGTGAATGCTGCTTTAGGTCATGGCAGTGCATTGATCTTGGGGTTTGCGTTTCCGGTATTTACGCGAGTCCATCTTCAGCACCATGCTGCCGTCAACGACCCTGACAATGATCCCGATCATTATGTGTCGACGGGCGGTCCGCTATGGTTGATTGCCCCTCGCTTCTTCTATCATGAAGTCTTTTTTTTCAGACGTCGTCTTTGGCGCAAGTTTGAGCTGCTGGAGTGGTTCTTAAGCCGCCTATACCTGGTCACCCTAATTGTTTGTGCCTGTAAATTCGACTTTATTCACTACGTATTGAATTTTTGGTTTGTACCGGCACTGATTGTGGGGACCACTCTAGGATTCTTTTTTGACTATTTCCCCCATCGCCCATTTCATGAGCGCAACAGATGGCGTAATGCCCGTGTTTATGCCAACCCCGTCTTGAACGTTTTAATCTTGGGGCAAAACTATCATCTGATTCATCACCTATGGCCTTCTATTCCTTGGTATAAGTGTGAACCTGCCTATCACGCAGTCAAACCTCTATTGGATGAAAAGAACTGCCACCAGCGAATTGGCATTTTCCAGCGCAAAGGATTTCTTGGATTTGTCTATGATTTCTTCTTAGGTGTTCGCTTTGAACATACGGTTTCGACAGAAGCCCTCGAAGAAATGATTGGCGTTAACTCGACAGAACCAGAACTTCAGTTAGTTGAATCAGTTTAG
- a CDS encoding DUF2301 domain-containing membrane protein: protein MFSFLEASSDIYQGHFGEFTISKDDRIEVVIYRGAMLLAASSFALGSILFLLLGPQAHVLSWLTGLFICFAVAIGVSLATIHIYMSALHRALQIFWAIGSLVAVYIAITQPSPLITSIYQQPLHLFGVGWLFVALTGIFFKEAFCFNHGETKLLTGVVPILLLGHWLNWLPIIGEKVLLGTWAILFMIFASRKIVKPIPPDIGDKSVFEYLHNQQRSTQLETSND from the coding sequence ATGTTTTCTTTCCTTGAAGCAAGCTCAGACATTTATCAAGGCCACTTTGGGGAATTCACGATTTCTAAAGACGATAGAATAGAAGTCGTCATTTATCGTGGAGCAATGCTGCTAGCGGCTTCTAGCTTTGCCCTGGGCTCTATCCTATTTCTACTTTTAGGCCCTCAAGCTCATGTATTGTCATGGCTAACTGGCTTATTTATTTGTTTTGCAGTGGCAATCGGAGTGAGTTTAGCCACCATTCACATCTACATGAGTGCCTTACATCGAGCTCTACAAATTTTTTGGGCTATTGGCTCTTTAGTTGCAGTCTATATCGCCATCACACAACCCTCTCCCCTCATTACTAGCATTTATCAGCAACCACTCCATCTATTTGGTGTTGGCTGGCTATTTGTTGCACTGACTGGGATTTTCTTCAAAGAAGCGTTTTGCTTCAATCATGGAGAGACCAAGCTGCTAACGGGTGTTGTTCCGATACTGCTATTAGGGCATTGGTTGAACTGGCTACCTATCATAGGTGAAAAAGTATTATTAGGTACTTGGGCCATACTGTTTATGATTTTTGCATCTAGGAAAATCGTCAAACCTATTCCCCCAGATATTGGTGACAAAAGTGTGTTTGAGTACCTGCACAACCAGCAAAGGTCTACCCAACTAGAAACTAGCAACGACTAA